CCATGCCGGCAATCGCCCCTTCCTTGTTCATGGTCTTGGAGAAGATGCCCATGACGATGGCCGGGAAGAACGAGGCCGCCGCCAGGCCGAAGGCGAACGCCACCACCTGGGCGACGAAGGCCGGCGGGTAGATGCCGAACAGGCCGGCCACTACCACCGCGACACCGGCGGCGATGCGCGCGGCGAGCAGCTCGCCCTTCTCGCTGATGTTGGGCCGGATGTTGCTCTTGAGCAGGTCGTGGGAGATCGAGGTGGAGATCACCAGCAGCAGGCCGGCGGCAGTGGACAGCGCGGCGGCCAGGCCACCGGCGGCGATCAGGGCGATCACCCAGCCCGGCAGATCGGCGATTTCCGGGTTGGCCAGCACCATGATGTCGTTGTCGACATACAGTTCGTTGGCTGCCGGTGTGGCGGCGTTGGTGAGCAGGCGCTCGTTGTGTGCGCCACGCTCGGCACTGAACTCCGGCTTGCCGGCGAAGGGCGCACCGGGGCCGTACTGGATGACGCCGTCCTGGTTCTTGTCCATCCAGGCGATCAGACCGGCGTTCTCCCAGGTCTTCAGCCAGGCCGGTGCTTCCTGGTAGGCCACGTTCGGCACCGAGGTGAACAGGTTGGTACGGGCGAAAGCCGCCACGGCCGGCGCGGTGGTGTAGAGAATGGCGATGAACAGCAGGGCGTAGCCGGCGGACTTGCGCGCGTCCTTCACCGTCGGGGTGGTGAAGAAGCGCACGATCACGTGCGGCAGGCCGGCCGTGCCGACCATCAGCGCCATGGTGATGAAGAACACGTCGATGGTCGACTTGCTGCCATCGGTGTAGGCACTGAAGCCCAGTTCGGCGCCCAGGCCGTTGAGACGCTCGATCACGCTCTGGCCGGTGCCGGTCACTTCGCTGCCGAAGCCCAGCTGCGGGATCGGGTTACCGGTGATCATCATCGAGATGAAGATGGCCGGCACCATGTAGGCGAAGATCATCACGCAGTACTGCGCCACCTGGGTGTAGGTGATGCCCTTCATGCCGCCCAGCACCGAGTAGAAGAACACGATGGCCATGCCGATCATCACGCCGGTGTTGATGTCGACTTCCAGGTAGCGCGAGAAGACGATGCCGACGCCGCGCATCTGCCCGGCCACGTAGGTGAAGGAGATGAAGATCACGCAGATCACCGCTACCACCCGCGCGGTCTGCGAGTAGTAACGCTCGCCGATGAACTCGGGCACGGTGAACTTGCCGAACTTGCGCAGGTAGGGCGCCAGGCACATGGCCAGCAGCACGTAGCCGCCGGTCCAGCCCATCAGGTAGACCGAGCCGTCGTAGCCGGCGAAGGCGATGATGCCGGCCATGGAGATGAAGGAGGCGGCGCTCATCCAGTCGGCGCCGGTAGCCATGCCGTTCATCACCGGGCTCACGCCCTTGCTGGCCACGTAGTACTCGCTGGTGGAGCCGGCACGGGTCCAGATGGCGATACCGATGTAGAGGGCGAAGGTGGCGCCAACGATCAGGTAGATCAGGGTTTGGGTATCCATGCGCGGCCTCAGTCTTCGTGGACGTCGTACTTGCGGTCGTAGGCATTCATCTTCCACACGTAGAAGAAGATCATCGCCACGAACGTGTAGATGGAACCCTGCTGGGCGAACCAGAAGCCCAGGGGGAAGCCGAAGAACTGAATGGCGTTGAGCTGTTCGACGAACAGGATGCCGGCGCCGTAGGACACGGCGAACCAGACCACGAGGAGCGACAGCATCAGGCGCAGGTTGGCTTTCCAATACGCAGCGGCTGCCTCTTGCTTGGACAAGGACATGGGGACCTCCGGGGATTGTTGTTTTTGTTCTGGAGCCGGTTAGACCCTAGCAAGCCGTTCGCTATCGGCCACTAGACTTTGGTCGCATACGCCCCTGGCATTGCCCTGCGCGGCTCCGGGTGCCAGCCTGAACACAGCCACAGACGCCGCGGAGGCCCCATGAGCACCATGACCCTGTTCCACTCCCCTGCCTCGCCCTTCGTGCGCAAGGTGCGGGTCCTGTTGCACGAGACCGGCCAGCAGGACCGCGTGGCCCTGCAGGAGGTACAGCTGACCCCGGTGAACCCCAGCAGCGCGGTGCTGCAGGGCAACCCGGCAGGCAAGATCCCCGTCCTGCGCCTGGCCGACGGCTCGCTGCTCTACGACAGCCGGGTGATCCTCGACTACCTTGACGCCCAGCACGTCGGCGCGCCGCTGATCCCGCCGAGCGGCCATGCACGCTGGCGCCGCCTCAGCCTGGCCGCGCTGGCCGACGCCATCCTCGACGCCGCCGTGCTGCTGCGTTACGAGACCTTCCTGCGTCCCGCGGACAAGCGCTGGGAGCTCTGGGAAGACGCACAGCAGGACAAGATCGAGCGCAGCCTGGCCTACTTCGAACACGACTGCCTGGCCGAGCTCGCCAGTCACTTCGACATCGCTGCCATCGGCCTGGCCTGCGCCCTCGGCTACCTCGATCTGCGCCAGCCGCAGCTGGGCTGGCGCCAGCGCTACCCAGGCCTGGCCGCCTGGTTCGCCGAGGTCGAGCGGCGCCCCTCGATGCAGGCCAGCGCCCCCGCCTGAGGCGCACGCGGGAACAGGCGGGCGATGCGCCGCGCCAGCAGGTGCGCGCGGCGCGCCTCCTCGCGCAGGCCCAGATGCCCGCTCATGGCCGGTACCACAGGCGGAAGAAGCCGGCGGCCAGCAGCAGGGCCACCTGCCCCAGGGCCGCGCACAGCTGCAGGAAGGACTGCACGTGGGGGTTGCTCGCGGCGTCGGCGAGCCCGGTCAGCTCCGCCCAGAAGCCGGCCGGCAGCAGTTGCAGGGCCAGCCAGGCCAGCGGCCGGCCGGTGAAGTTGAGGCCGTGGATCAGGTCGAACTGGCCGAAGAACATCAGGCCGATCAGCAGCAGCCCGGCCACCACCAGGCCGAGGGCGAAACAGGCGCAGAACTGCAGCAGCAGACGAAACATGGCGATCTCCTCGCAGAGGGGCGCGGCAGCCGCCGCGCCCGGTCGATATCAGGCGGCGGCCGGCTTGCCCAGGCCGTACCAGTCCAGCTTGCGGGTCAGCAGCATCACCGTGGCGAGCAGGCCGAACACCAGCAGCGAGCCCATCAGCAGGGCGTAGTCCTCGGCGGACAGCAGGGCGTAGAGCATGGCGTAGAGCCCGGCCAGCACGGCGGTGAAGGCGGCGCCACGCAACCAGCTGTGCAGCACGTGGCTGACGTAGAAGCCGATCAGCAGCACGCAGGCCGCGGCCGCCAGCACATAGGCCTGGGCGAAGGCCATGTGCTCGGCCAGCGACAGCAGCAGCAGGTAGAACATCGCCAGCGCCAGGCCGACCAGGCCGTACTGCACCGGATGCACGGCCAGGCGCTTGAGCACCTCGAAGAGGAAGAAGCCGGCGAAGGTCAGGGCGATGAACAGCAGGGCGTACTTCAGCGCGCGGTCACTCTTGAGGTACTGGTCCACCGGGTCGACGAAGCTGACGCCGAACTGGCGGCTCTCGAAGGCGTGGCATTCGCCGCCGCTGGTGCAGGCGGCCAGGGCCTCCTCCATGTTGGTGGCGAAGAAGCTGGTCTGCCAGCGCGCGGAGAAGCCCGTGGCGGTGATCTCGCGCTCGCTCGGCAGGTACTCGCCGACGAAGCTCGGGTGCGGCCAGTCGGCACTGAGGTCGACCAGGGTCTCGCGGCCGACCGGGGCGATGTCGAGCCGGCCGGTGCCCTGCAGCAGCAGGTCGAAGGCGAACTCCAGGCGCTGCGCCTGGTGGGTGTCCGCCACGGCCAGCGGCAGCGGCGCATGCACCCCGGCGCCCAGCAGCGGGTCGGCGCTGCCCGGCTGGAACGGCAGCCGGCGCTCGCCCAGCTGCAGCACCAGATTGTTCTTGATGCCGCGGATGTCGCTGATGCCGACGCTGACGAAGGGCTCGCCGAAGCGGTAGTCGCCGATATCCTCGGTCACGCCGAAGTTGGCCGGAAGGGCGAAGTGGCCGGCCAGGCGGCTGTTGCTGTGGTACAGGCGCGCCTGGTAGATGCCGCGGGCGCGCAGCTCGGTGCTGATGTCGCCGCCCAGGGCCAGGCGCTCCGGCAGGAAGTACAGGCGCCCGCTGGCCTCGCCCTCCTCCAGGTAGCGCTCGCCGGTCTTGGCGTGGGTTTTCCACTGGCGCACCGTCTTGCGGTAGGGCACCACCAGCAGCGGGCCGGTGATCTTCTGGCTGTAGCTGGAGCTGCGCGCGATGTCTTCCAGCACGCCGTCGCGCAGGCTCTGGCGCTCCTCGATCATGCCGTCGATCATCAGGATGGGAATCATCAGCAGGAAGATCAGCGCGGCGATGGCGCCGAGCTTGAGCAGCAGGTTGCGGTTCATGGGACTCTCCTTGGGTTGGACCGTGGGGAGAGTCTCGACGGCGCCCGTGGCGGCGCCATGCGCGAAATGTGGAGACTGTGTGGAGTTTGTGTGGCCGCGAGGACTGCCGGAGTCAGACCAGGCGGGCCGAAGGAGCGGAAATCACTGTGGCGTGGTGAGCATCCCGCGGCTGGCTTCAACCACGCCGGGCCGGCGCAAAGCCCGTTGTCACTCGCCGCGGATGTACTGCTCCAGCTGCTGGATCAGGCTGGCCTGGTCGTCGATGGTCTGCTTGACCAGGTCGCCGATCGACAACAGGCCGATCACCTCGCCCTCGGCGACCACCGGCAGGTGGCGCAGGCGCCTATCACTCATCAGCTGCAGGCAGTGCTGCACGCTGTCGCGCGGGCCGACGGTGATCACCTCGGCAGTCATGATGTCGCTGACCTTGGCATCGAAGGCGGCGCGCTCCAGCTCGGCCAGCTTGCGCACATAGTCACGCTCGCTGACGATGCCCACCAGGCGTCCTCCGGCCATCACCACCAGCGCACCGATGCGCTTCTCGGCCAGCTGCTTGACCGCGTCGAGTACCGAGCTGTCCGGTGTGACGCTGTAGAGATAGGCATTGGTCTTGGTTCTGAGCAGTTCTGCAACGGTCTTCATGCATCGCCTCCCCGGGCTGTGGTCGTTCCCCATCAAGCAGGATTCCTGCCAGCCTGCCGGCCGGCCCCGCCTGTGACGAAGCATAGCGCAGCTCAGTCGAGACTCCGCTGCAGGGCCGGCAGATCGAGCTGGGCCACGGCCTGGCGTACCTTGAGGCCCAGCGTGTGGTCGTTGAGGAACCCCTTGTTGACCACGCTCAGGGTCAGCAGCTGCACGCTGCTGGCCGGCAGGCCCGTCTGGAAGTAGTCGGCGGCGGGGCTGACATAGTAGACCGCGGCGGGGTCGCTGCAGGCGGCGAACAGCTGGCCCAGGCGCTGGCTGCTGCTCTGGCAGGTCGGCGCGCGCCGCTCGGCCTCGCCCATGCCGTCGAGCAGCGCCTGCTTCTGCGCCACCGTGCCCTGCCACTGGCGGATGAACTGCTGCAGCTGCTGGCGGCTCTCGGCATCGCCGGCCGCGGCCAGTTGCTGCTGCAGCCCGGCGAGGTGCTCGCGCTCGCTGCCCAGCAGGCCCTCGAGATAACGCTGCCGGCTGACATGGGTGAACGGCTTGCGCCCCGGCTTGTGCACCACCACCACATCCTTGTTGCCGACCTGCAGCACCGGCATGCCCTGCAGGCGCCGCGGCTTGACCGCCACCTGGTAGTAGTCGCCAAGCGCATCCCGGCCCACCGGGTAGCCGAACAGCGCGCGCGGGTCGTTGATCCGCAGCACTATGCCCGGCCCCTCGCCATAGCCGCGCCAGCCGCCCTGGGCGGCCGGCTCGCTGCGCGCCGGATCGACCCGCCGCACCAGCAGCAGCGCCTGGCCGATCGCCGGCGCGCCGGGCAGCCCGGCGTCCTGCTCGAACAGGCCGAGCCCCTGGTCGATGGCGAAGCCGCGCAGGGGCGCCAGCGCCGGGGTCTGCCGCAGCTGCGCCAGCAGGTCGTCGAGGCGCGCGCGCAGGCGCGGCACCTCGGCCTGAGGCAACGGACGGCCCTGGATATCCAGGCGGGCGACGCCGACCGAGCCGGGCGCGTCGAGCAGGGGCACCGGGACGGTCGCCCAGGCGCTGCCCCAGGCACCCAGCGCCAGCAGCAGGCCGAGCGCCTGCAGCGACGGCAGGCGCACTACCAGTCCGCTTCGGCGTCGGCGGCCGGCTCGGCGGCGGCGCTGCCGTTGCCTTCGCTACGCGCCGCGCTGCTGGCCTGCCCGGCCCCCTGCGCCGCCACCTGCACGGTCTTCACCGCCAGGCCCTGGTCGGCGCCACTGAGCGAGGTTTCCTGCATGGCGCGGCTGAGCATGTCGCCGAGCAACTGGTTCTGCTCGGCGCTGGCACAGCCGGCGAGCAGGGTGACGAGGACGAGGGACGACAGCGGGCGGATCATCGGGCGGCTCCTGCAGCGGGGATCGGGAGCCGCACTGTGGCGCCGCAGCGTTCGCGGATCGTTCAGGCGGCCGGCAGGCGCAGGCTGGCACGCACGCCGCCGGCGACATTGGCCAGGGCCAGCGCGCCGCCGTGCAGCAGCGCCACCTCCTGCACGAAATTCAGCCCCAGACCGGTGCTCTTGCGCCCGCTGGCGGGGCGCGGCAACGAGTAGAAGCGCTCGGTCAGGCGCGGCAAGGCGTACTCGGGAATCGCCTCGCCCTGGTTGAACAGCGCCAGCTCCACGTCGCTGCCCTGCAGCTGGGCGGTGAAGCGCAGCTGGCCGCCGGGGGCACTGAAGTCCAGCGCGTTGTCCAGCAGGTTGGCCAGCGCCTGGCGCAGCAGGAAGCGCTCGCCCAGCGCGCCAAGAGCGGCCGGGATGGCGTTCTCCACCTGCAGTCCGGCGGCCTGGATGCGCGCCGCCTGGGCCTGCAGCAGTTCGTCGACCAGGTCATGCAGCGCTATCGCCACGCGCTCTTCCAGGCCCTGGCGCTGCTCCACCTGGGCCAGGTTGAGCAGGCGCTCGATCAGCTGCTGCAGGCGCGCGCCCTCGCTGGCGATGTTGGCCACGAAACGCTGGCGCTGCTCGGCCGGCATCTCGCCCTCGAGCAGCTCGGCGGCGCCGCGGATGGCCGCCAGCGGGCTCTTCAACTCGTGGGTCAGGGTGTGCACGTACTGCTCGACGTAGGCCTTGCCCTCCAGCTCGGTGCGCATCTTCTGCACCGCCTGGGCCAGCTGGGTCAGCTCGCCGCCGCGCAGGGCCGGCAGCTCGGCGCGCTGGCCCTGGCTGACCGCTTGGGCGTAGCGGGTGAGCTTGCGCAGCGAGCCGCTGAGCCACCAGGACAACACCCCGCCGATCAGCAGGCCGAGGCCGATCAGCCCGGCGCCGAGCCAGCCCAGGCGCCGCTGCGAGCGCTCGATGTAGGGCTGCAGCGACTGGTTCGGCTTGGCCACCGAGACCACGCCGATGATCCGCTCGCCATCCTTGATCGGCGCCGCCACGTACATCACCGAGCTGTCCTCGTCGGCCGGGTCCTCGCGGGTCGAGCGCGCGCCGTACTGGCCGCGCAGGGTCAGGTAGACGTCGTTCCAGCGCGAGTAGTCCTGGCCCACGGCCACGCCGCTGGAGTCGAGCAGGACGATGCCGCGGGCGTCGGTGACGTAGATGCGGTGGTTCACCGCGCGCTTCTCCACACCCCAGATCTGCGCCTGCGGCTGGCGTCGGCCATAGGACTCGAGTAGCGCCGGCAGGCGGCCCTGGGCCAGCTGGCCGCTCTTGACCTCGTCACGCAGGATCTCGGCCAGCAGGTTGGCGGTGTCCACCAGGGTCTCCTCGGTGGACTGGCGCACGCCGGGGCGGATCTCGTCCATCACCGTGCTCAGCACGAACCAGCCGGCCAGGCCGACGAACAAGAAGTACACCAGGAAGATCCGGACGCCTAGCGGCATGGCCGCCCTCCCGTGCGCTGCAGCTGGCTCGATGACATGCTTACGTCCCTGTGCTGTGGCGGGCGTCCGGCGTGGCTGTCGCCGCGCGCCGCTTCGGTGGCAGAATAGCGTCGCGGTCATGGCCGACACCGCCCGAATGGGCGGCGGGATGCGCGAACGACAAGGCCAGCATACCGTACAACAGAACCGGATCTGCCCCACCCGCCCAGAGCCCGAGCCCACCGGCCGGGAAAGCCCCGACATGGATGCTGTCACCTCCGCCACGCCGCTGCAGCTGAACCTGCTCGGCAACTTCGCCGCCCTCTGGCACGGCCAGCCGCTGGACGGCTTCAACTACGACAAGATGCGCGCCCTGCTCGCCTACCTGAGCCTGGAGCACACGCGCGAACACAGCCGCGAGACCCTCGCCGCCCTGCTCTGGGAGTCCAGTCCGGCCAGCACCTGGCGCGGCAACCTGCGGCGCACCCTGTCCGACCTGCGCCGGGTGCTGGAGGCGCCGACCGGCCTGGAACTGTTCGCTGCCGGCAAGAACAGCCTGCGCTTCCTGCCCGCCGGGCGCATCGACGCCCTGCGCTTTCGCCAGACGCCGCAGCGCTGCAGCGCGAGCCCGGCCTGCCAGCAGTGCCCCAGCTGCATCGCGGAACTGGAGGAGGCGGTGGCGCTGTACCGCGGCGACTTCCTCGCCGGCCTCGACCTGCCCGACTGCCCCGACTTCGAGGACTGGCTGCTGCTGCAGCGCGAGTCGCTGCGCTGCCACGCCCTGGCCCTGCTGGAACACCTGAGCAACCACTTCGAGCAGCATGGCGAGCTGCAGCGCGCCCTGCCCCACGCCCGCCGCCTGGTGGAACTCGACCCCTGGCAGGAGAGCGGCCAGCAGCGCCTGATGCGCCTGCTCAGCCGCAACGGCCAGAGCGCCGCCGCCCTGGCGCAGTACGAGAGCTTCCGCAACCAGCTGTGGAAGGAGCTGGGCGTGCACCCGAGCAGGGAATGCCAGGCCCTGCAGCAGCGCATCAGCCGCGGCGAGCTGGGCGCGGCGCCCATCCCGGCGCCGGCACGCGCGGTGGCGCTGCCGCCACCGCCGGCCGAGCTGCGCCAGGTCACCGTGCTGTACTGCGAGATTTCCACCGGCGCCAGCGCCGACCCCGAGGAAGCCCTGGCCCTGCTGGCCGAGCCCCAGGCGCAGTGCGCCCAGGTGATCCGCGCCCACGGCGGCTACCTGGTGCAGGCCCACGGCGGCGGCCTGCTGGCCTACTTCGGCTATCCCCAGGCGCGCGAGGATGCCGCGCGCATCGCCGTGCAGGCCGCCCTGTCGCTGGCCGCCGCCTGCGAGCCGGCCCAGGTGCGCTGCGGCCTGCACACCGGGCAGATCGTCACCGCGCCGGGCCAGCAGATGCCCGATGCCACCGGCTTCACCTCCGACCTGGCGATCCAGGTGCGCCAGCTCGCCGGCTACCAGGAAGTGACCCTGAGCAGCGCCACCTTCCGCCTGGTGCAGGGCTACTTCCGCTGCCTGCCGCTGCAGCTGTGCCTGCTCGGCACCGGCGCCAGCGCCGGCACCATCTACCGCGCCGAGGCGGCCAGCGCGGCGCGCCACCGCCTGGCCGCGCAGCCGCGGCTGACCCCGCTGGTCGGCCGCGACGCCGAGCTGCAGCAGCTGCTCGCACTGTGGCAGCAGGTGCACGAGGAGAGGAGCAGCCAGGGCCTGCTGCTGTCGGGCGACCCGGGGGTGGGCAAGTCGCGGCTGATCCACGAGCTGGGCAAGCGCCTGCCGGTCACCCTGCCCGGCCGCCAGGTCGAGCTGCGCTGCCTGGAGCCGCACCGCAGCGATCCGCTGTACCCCTGCGCCGAACTGATCCGCGGCCTGGCCGGCTTCCGCCCGGACACCACTGCGGAGCAGCGCTACCAGCGGCTCGACGAGGTGCTGCGGGTATTCGACCTCGACGCCGAGGGCCGCGACCTGATCGCCGACCTGCTCGACCTGCCGCTGCCGCCGACCTCGCCGGTGCACGGGATGCCCACCGAGCTGTGGCGCGAGCGCATGCACGAGGCCCTGCTGACCATCGTCCGCGCCAACCGCCAGCAACCGCTGCTGCTGGTGCTGGAGGACGCCCACTGGGCCGACTCCTCGACCCTGCAGCTGTTCGAGCGCCTGCTGCGCGAGCCGCAGCAGCGCCCGCTGCTGCTCCTGCTCAGCGCGCGCCCGGAGTTCGCCGCGCAGCCCTGGATCGACGCCGGCGCGCACCACCTGGAGCTGCCGCACCTGAGTACCGAGCTGGCCCGCGGCATGGTCGCCGGGCTGGCCGAGGGCCTCGAGCGCGGCGAGCTGCAGCGGGTGCTGGCGCTGGCCGACGGGGTGCCGCTGTTCATCGAGGAACTGGTGCAGTGGGCGGCCAGCGACGACGCCCAGCAGGGCCTGCCGCTGACCCTCAACGACCTGCTGATGGCGCGCATCGACCGGCTCGGCGACGCCCGCGCCACCGCCCAGCTGGCCGCCGGCATCGGCCGCGAGTTCCATATCGAACTGCTCGAGGCCCTGTACGAGGGCGACCCGGCGCTGCTGCACGGCCACCTCAAGGACCTGCTGCGCAGCGGCCTGGTCAACCCCGGCCGGCAGTCGAGCCTGTACCAGTTCAAGCACGCGCTGATCCACCAGGCCGCCTACCTGTCGCAGACCCGTACCCAGCGCCGACGCAGCCATGGGCGCATCGCCGAGATCCTCCTGCAGCGCTTCCCGGCCCGGGCCCGGCAGGCGCCGGCCCAGCTCGCCCATCACCTGGCCGAGGCCGGCCTGGCCGCCGAGGCCATCCCGCACTGGCAGCGGGCCGCCGCCAACGCCCGGCGCCTGTCGGCCAACCGCGAGGCCGCCGACTGCCTGCAGCGCGCCCTGGCCTGCCTGGCCGAGCTGCCGGCCGGCGCCAAACGCGACAGCCTGGAACTGGAGCTGCAGCTGGCCCTGGGCACGGTGCTCAACTCCGCCGACGGCTACGGCGCGCCCACCACCCTGGCCGCCTTCGCCCGCGCCGAGGCACTGGCCGCCACGGTGGCGGACCCGCAGCTGCGTTTCCGCACCCTGTTCGGCCTGTGGGGCGGCGCCGGCTCGCAGGTGTCGCACGACCAGGTGCGGGTGCTCGGCCGCCAGGTGCTGGAGGCCGCCGAGCGCACCGGGCGCCTGGCCAACCGCCTGCTCGGACAGAACTGCTACCTGGTCGGCTCCTTCTGGGGCCAGCCGCTGCGCGAGAGCCGCGAGCTGGCCGAGGCGATGATCGGCCAGTGCGAGCCGGAGGCGCGCCTGGAATGCCTGCGCGACTACGGCGAGGACCCGCTGGTCAATGCGCGCAACTACCTGCTGCTCGGCCTCTGGGTGGCCGGCCAGCCGGGACGCGCGCGCCAGGTCTGCACCGAGCTGCTCGAGGAGGTACGCAGCGGCGGCTTCGCCAACGCCATCTGCTACTCGCTGGTGTTCACCTCCATGCTCCACTGCCTGCTGCGCGAGCCACAGCAGGTGGCGCAGATGGCCGCGGAGACCATCGGCCACTGCCAGCGCAACGGCCTGCAGGTGTGGCACGACATCGCCGACGTGATGGCCGGCTGGGCCCGGGTGGCCCAGGGCGACGCCGGCGGCCTGGCCGACATCGAGCGCGGCGTGGCCGGCAACCGCCAGTCCATGTCGAGCATCGAGGTGACCCTCGGCAGCCTGCAGCTGGACGCCCTGCTGCGCCTGCAGCGGCACGAGGAGGCGCTGCAGCTGGCCAGCCGCCTGGTGCCCATCGCCCATCGCCGCGGCGACTACTACCTGCTGCCGGAGGTGCTGCGCCTGCAGGCCGAGGCCATGCTCGCGCTGGGCCGCGCCACCGGCGTGGCGGCGCTGCTGGACGAGGCCGGAGCGCTGGCCGAACGCCTGGGCGCCAACGCCTGGCGACTGCGCCTGGCCATGACCCGCCTGCGCTGGCAGCCGACGGCGGACCACCGCGAGGCGCTGCGCGAGGCGCTGGCGAGCTTCGTCGAGGGCGTGGAGACGCCGGACCTGCGCGACGCCGCGGCGCTGCTGGCCGGCTAGGCGCGCCTCGGGCTGTAGCTGTAGCCCAGGCCGCGATGGGTCTGGATCGGCTCGGCCTCTGCCGCCACCTGGCGCAGCTTGGCGCGCAGGCTCTTGATGTGGCTGTCGATGTTGCGCTCGTAGCCGGCGTCGGCCGGCACGCCGAGGGCGTCGAGCAGCTGCTCGCGGGAGAACACCCGCTCCGGCTGCGCCAGCAGCGCCTGCAGCAGGCGGAACTCGTGCCGGGTCAGCACCAGCAGCTGCTCGCGGTAGTGGATCTGCACCCGCTCGGCATCCACGCGGAACGGCCCGTGCGCCTCCAGCGGCGGCTCGGCCGAGCGCGGCGCCATGCGCTTGAGGATGGCACGCACCCGCGCGGCCACCTCGCGCGGGCTGAACGGCTTGACCACGTAGTCGTCGGCGCCGATCTCCAGGCCCACCACCCGGTCGATCTCGGCGTCGCGCGCGGTGAGGAAGATCACCGGCACCTCGGAGAAGCGCCGCAGCCGCCTGCAGGCCTCGAAGCCGCTGATGTCGGGCAGGCCGACGTCGAGGATCAGCAGGTCCGCCGGGGTGCGCCGCTGGTACTCCAGCGCGGCCTCGGCCAGGTTCAGCCAGGTGGTGGTGAAGCCCTCGCCCTGCAGGGCGAACACCAGGGTGTCGGCG
This DNA window, taken from Pseudomonas alcaligenes, encodes the following:
- a CDS encoding glutathione S-transferase family protein encodes the protein MSTMTLFHSPASPFVRKVRVLLHETGQQDRVALQEVQLTPVNPSSAVLQGNPAGKIPVLRLADGSLLYDSRVILDYLDAQHVGAPLIPPSGHARWRRLSLAALADAILDAAVLLRYETFLRPADKRWELWEDAQQDKIERSLAYFEHDCLAELASHFDIAAIGLACALGYLDLRQPQLGWRQRYPGLAAWFAEVERRPSMQASAPA
- the creC gene encoding two-component system sensor histidine kinase CreC → MPLGVRIFLVYFLFVGLAGWFVLSTVMDEIRPGVRQSTEETLVDTANLLAEILRDEVKSGQLAQGRLPALLESYGRRQPQAQIWGVEKRAVNHRIYVTDARGIVLLDSSGVAVGQDYSRWNDVYLTLRGQYGARSTREDPADEDSSVMYVAAPIKDGERIIGVVSVAKPNQSLQPYIERSQRRLGWLGAGLIGLGLLIGGVLSWWLSGSLRKLTRYAQAVSQGQRAELPALRGGELTQLAQAVQKMRTELEGKAYVEQYVHTLTHELKSPLAAIRGAAELLEGEMPAEQRQRFVANIASEGARLQQLIERLLNLAQVEQRQGLEERVAIALHDLVDELLQAQAARIQAAGLQVENAIPAALGALGERFLLRQALANLLDNALDFSAPGGQLRFTAQLQGSDVELALFNQGEAIPEYALPRLTERFYSLPRPASGRKSTGLGLNFVQEVALLHGGALALANVAGGVRASLRLPAA
- a CDS encoding CBS domain-containing protein encodes the protein MKTVAELLRTKTNAYLYSVTPDSSVLDAVKQLAEKRIGALVVMAGGRLVGIVSERDYVRKLAELERAAFDAKVSDIMTAEVITVGPRDSVQHCLQLMSDRRLRHLPVVAEGEVIGLLSIGDLVKQTIDDQASLIQQLEQYIRGE
- the creD gene encoding cell envelope integrity protein CreD; translated protein: MNRNLLLKLGAIAALIFLLMIPILMIDGMIEERQSLRDGVLEDIARSSSYSQKITGPLLVVPYRKTVRQWKTHAKTGERYLEEGEASGRLYFLPERLALGGDISTELRARGIYQARLYHSNSRLAGHFALPANFGVTEDIGDYRFGEPFVSVGISDIRGIKNNLVLQLGERRLPFQPGSADPLLGAGVHAPLPLAVADTHQAQRLEFAFDLLLQGTGRLDIAPVGRETLVDLSADWPHPSFVGEYLPSEREITATGFSARWQTSFFATNMEEALAACTSGGECHAFESRQFGVSFVDPVDQYLKSDRALKYALLFIALTFAGFFLFEVLKRLAVHPVQYGLVGLALAMFYLLLLSLAEHMAFAQAYVLAAAACVLLIGFYVSHVLHSWLRGAAFTAVLAGLYAMLYALLSAEDYALLMGSLLVFGLLATVMLLTRKLDWYGLGKPAAA
- a CDS encoding DUF4212 domain-containing protein yields the protein MSLSKQEAAAAYWKANLRLMLSLLVVWFAVSYGAGILFVEQLNAIQFFGFPLGFWFAQQGSIYTFVAMIFFYVWKMNAYDRKYDVHED
- a CDS encoding sodium:solute symporter family protein; translation: MDTQTLIYLIVGATFALYIGIAIWTRAGSTSEYYVASKGVSPVMNGMATGADWMSAASFISMAGIIAFAGYDGSVYLMGWTGGYVLLAMCLAPYLRKFGKFTVPEFIGERYYSQTARVVAVICVIFISFTYVAGQMRGVGIVFSRYLEVDINTGVMIGMAIVFFYSVLGGMKGITYTQVAQYCVMIFAYMVPAIFISMMITGNPIPQLGFGSEVTGTGQSVIERLNGLGAELGFSAYTDGSKSTIDVFFITMALMVGTAGLPHVIVRFFTTPTVKDARKSAGYALLFIAILYTTAPAVAAFARTNLFTSVPNVAYQEAPAWLKTWENAGLIAWMDKNQDGVIQYGPGAPFAGKPEFSAERGAHNERLLTNAATPAANELYVDNDIMVLANPEIADLPGWVIALIAAGGLAAALSTAAGLLLVISTSISHDLLKSNIRPNISEKGELLAARIAAGVAVVVAGLFGIYPPAFVAQVVAFAFGLAAASFFPAIVMGIFSKTMNKEGAIAGMVVGLAFTFSYIVYFKFIEPTATAADWWFGISPEGIGTLGMLFNFATAVVVAKLTSAPPERIQHLVEDIRVPRGAGAAIDH